The following proteins come from a genomic window of Acanthopagrus latus isolate v.2019 chromosome 5, fAcaLat1.1, whole genome shotgun sequence:
- the rtkn gene encoding rhotekin isoform X4, which translates to MFCRNQTARATVARGSALEMEIRRGKFRKSVFLDTSQDSDIQKKIDHEIRMRDGACKLLAACSQKDQALEAAKSLQTCSTRIMAYMSELQRMKEAQVMQKVTRRSSDAGPMDDRLPCKGKVAISDLRIPLMWKDTEYFKNKGELHRCAVFCLLQLGGEIFDTDMVIVDRTLTDICFDNTIVFNEASPGFELRVELYSCCSEDDYSAGSTPRKLASKLSSSLGRSAGKKLRAAMEPGPCSPVSNGGATPLLLPVPSVPGPKYHLLAHTTLSLSHIQDSFRTHDLTISGNEECSYWLPLYGSMCCRLAAQPHCMTQQMMSGCLKVKQLGGDPQSWAEVYAVLKGTSLFCYHRQEDVEANIEPAFTIAINKETRIRASEKDSQSKVQNICVSNQYGGEEVTHTLTTDSREDTHRWMEAFWQHFYDMSQWKQCCDDLMKIELPSPRKPAPVTPKQGSLYHEMAPLATPSCEGLLLQDNAVSAEIRALLSSYYNDSY; encoded by the exons GACAGCGACATCCAGAAGAAGATCGACCATGAGATCCGGATGCGCGACGGGGCCTGTAAGCTGCTGGCCGCCTGCTCCCAGAAAGACCAGGCGCTGGAGGCGGCGAAGAGCTTGCAGACCTGTAGCACTCGCATCATGGCGTACATGTCggagctgcagaggatgaaggaggcCCAGGTCATGCAGAAGGTCACGCGGAGGTCGTCGGACGCAGGGCCGATGGACGACAGACTCCCATGCAAAGGAAAAGTGGCCATCTCAG ATCTGCGGATCCCTCTCATGTGGAAAGACACCGAGTACTTCAAGAACAAAGGAG AGCTTCACCGGTGTGCAGTGttctgcctgctgcagctgggagGAGAGATCTTTGACACAGACATGGTGATAGTGGACCGGACACTCACCGATATATGCTTCGACAACACCATCGTGTT TAATGAAGCCAGCCCGGGTTTTGAGCTGCGCGTCGAGCTGTACAGTTGCTGCTCGGAGGACGACTACTCAGCAGGGAGCACGCCGAGGAAACTAGCCAGCAAGCTGAGCTCCTCGCTGGGGCGATCGGCTGGGAAGAAGCTCCGGGCAGCCATGGAGCCTGGACCATGTAGTCCTGTTAGCAATGGAGGGGCGACTCCTCTTCTGCTGCCAGTTCCATCCGTACC GGGCCCCAAATACCACCTCCTAGCTCATACCACCCTGTCACTGTCGCACATCCAGGACAGCTTTCGCACACATGACCTCACCATCTCAGGCAACG aAGAGTGCTCTTATTGGCTGCCGCTCTATGGCAGTATGTGTTGCCGCCTTGCAGCGCAGCCTCACTGTATGACCCAACAGATGATGAGTGGATGTTTGAAAGTAAAG CAGTTAGGTGGTGACCCTCAGAGTTGGGCGGAGGTGTATGCCGTTCTGAAAGGAACAAGCCTTTTCTGCTACCACCGGCAGGAAGATGTGGAGGCTAACATCGAGCCAGCGTTCACCATTGCCATCAACAAG GAGACCAGGATACGTGCGTCGGAGAAAGACTCCCAGAGTAAAGTTCAGAATATCTGCGTGAGCAACCAGTACGGAGGCGAGGAggtcacacacacgctgaccACAGACAGCCGCGAGGACACACACCGGTGGATGGAGGCTTTCTGGCAGCATTTCTATGACATGA GCCAATGGAAGCAGTGCTGTGACGACCTAATGAAAATTGAGCTGCCATCGCCGAGGAAACCGGCTCCTGTCACACCGAAACAGGGCTCACTCTATCACGAAATGG CCCCTCTTGCCACACCCTCCTGTGAGGGTCTTCTGCTGCAGGATAACGCTGTGTCTGCTGAGATTCGTGCTCTGCTCTCGTCCTATTACAACGACAG TTATTGA
- the rtkn gene encoding rhotekin isoform X2, translating to MPVDKFTNMEEKLWILEDLNMMYIRQIALSLQDSDIQKKIDHEIRMRDGACKLLAACSQKDQALEAAKSLQTCSTRIMAYMSELQRMKEAQVMQKVTRRSSDAGPMDDRLPCKGKVAISDLRIPLMWKDTEYFKNKGELHRCAVFCLLQLGGEIFDTDMVIVDRTLTDICFDNTIVFNEASPGFELRVELYSCCSEDDYSAGSTPRKLASKLSSSLGRSAGKKLRAAMEPGPCSPVSNGGATPLLLPVPSVPGPKYHLLAHTTLSLSHIQDSFRTHDLTISGNEECSYWLPLYGSMCCRLAAQPHCMTQQMMSGCLKVKQLGGDPQSWAEVYAVLKGTSLFCYHRQEDVEANIEPAFTIAINKETRIRASEKDSQSKVQNICVSNQYGGEEVTHTLTTDSREDTHRWMEAFWQHFYDMSQWKQCCDDLMKIELPSPRKPAPVTPKQGSLYHEMVIESSDDLSSTVSDILARRMQELELRSQLGTSPTWMSVFDESNPKSAGRPRPCTSRLSGHSPCTPPRLPRSPLSPHRCPQLGLLSSDASLTSDSDSHCSTSPCSQRHGWPEPSSNFSLLSSSPSRLRPRTLSLDAKLSTLRGRGYGGGGTFQCPCQPPPSSLLAPLPISSRSPRSQRSTQTTLSCSSSTSSNSSSNSEGSHSPESSEGAPFSRPSPARRSLRNLRARLDPRNWLQSQV from the exons GACAGCGACATCCAGAAGAAGATCGACCATGAGATCCGGATGCGCGACGGGGCCTGTAAGCTGCTGGCCGCCTGCTCCCAGAAAGACCAGGCGCTGGAGGCGGCGAAGAGCTTGCAGACCTGTAGCACTCGCATCATGGCGTACATGTCggagctgcagaggatgaaggaggcCCAGGTCATGCAGAAGGTCACGCGGAGGTCGTCGGACGCAGGGCCGATGGACGACAGACTCCCATGCAAAGGAAAAGTGGCCATCTCAG ATCTGCGGATCCCTCTCATGTGGAAAGACACCGAGTACTTCAAGAACAAAGGAG AGCTTCACCGGTGTGCAGTGttctgcctgctgcagctgggagGAGAGATCTTTGACACAGACATGGTGATAGTGGACCGGACACTCACCGATATATGCTTCGACAACACCATCGTGTT TAATGAAGCCAGCCCGGGTTTTGAGCTGCGCGTCGAGCTGTACAGTTGCTGCTCGGAGGACGACTACTCAGCAGGGAGCACGCCGAGGAAACTAGCCAGCAAGCTGAGCTCCTCGCTGGGGCGATCGGCTGGGAAGAAGCTCCGGGCAGCCATGGAGCCTGGACCATGTAGTCCTGTTAGCAATGGAGGGGCGACTCCTCTTCTGCTGCCAGTTCCATCCGTACC GGGCCCCAAATACCACCTCCTAGCTCATACCACCCTGTCACTGTCGCACATCCAGGACAGCTTTCGCACACATGACCTCACCATCTCAGGCAACG aAGAGTGCTCTTATTGGCTGCCGCTCTATGGCAGTATGTGTTGCCGCCTTGCAGCGCAGCCTCACTGTATGACCCAACAGATGATGAGTGGATGTTTGAAAGTAAAG CAGTTAGGTGGTGACCCTCAGAGTTGGGCGGAGGTGTATGCCGTTCTGAAAGGAACAAGCCTTTTCTGCTACCACCGGCAGGAAGATGTGGAGGCTAACATCGAGCCAGCGTTCACCATTGCCATCAACAAG GAGACCAGGATACGTGCGTCGGAGAAAGACTCCCAGAGTAAAGTTCAGAATATCTGCGTGAGCAACCAGTACGGAGGCGAGGAggtcacacacacgctgaccACAGACAGCCGCGAGGACACACACCGGTGGATGGAGGCTTTCTGGCAGCATTTCTATGACATGA GCCAATGGAAGCAGTGCTGTGACGACCTAATGAAAATTGAGCTGCCATCGCCGAGGAAACCGGCTCCTGTCACACCGAAACAGGGCTCACTCTATCACGAAATGG TTATTGAATCATCCGATGACCTCAGCAGCACCGTGTCAGACATCCTGGCTCGGAGGATGCAGGAGCTGGAGCTCCGCAGCCAGCTGGGCACCTCCCCCACCTGGATGTCTGTGTTTGACGAGAGCAACCCAAAAAGCGCTGGCCGCCCCCGTCCCTGTACCTCTCGCCTCTCTGGCCACAGCCCCTGCACCCCTCCTCGACTGCCCCGGAGCCCTCTGAGCCCTCACCGCTGCCCACAGCTGGGTCTGCTGTCCTCAGACGCAAGCCTGACTTCTGACAGCGACAGCCACTGCAGCACCAGCCCCTGCTCTCAACGCCACGGCTGGCCCGAGCCTTCCTCAAACTTCTCTCTCTTGTCGTCCTCCCCCTCCCGTCTGAGGCCACGCACTCTGTCGCTGGATGCTAAGCTCAGCACCCTCCGAGGGAGGGGGTACGGAGGCGGAGGGACCTTCCAGTGCCCCTGCCAGCCGCCTCCCTCCTCGCTGCTCGCCCCACTCCCCATCTCCTCCCGTTCACCTCGGTCGCAGCGCAGCACGCAGACCACgctctcctgctccagctccacTTCCAGCAACAGCTCCAGCAACAGCGAGGGCAGCCACAGCCCCGAGTCATCCGAGGGAGCTCCGTTCTCGAGGCCCTCCCCAGCTCGACGCAGCCTCAGGAACCTCAGGGCCAGACTTGATCCTCGCAACTGGCTTCAGAGCCAGGTGTGA
- the rtkn gene encoding rhotekin isoform X3: MNNSKNQRDSDIQKKIDHEIRMRDGACKLLAACSQKDQALEAAKSLQTCSTRIMAYMSELQRMKEAQVMQKVTRRSSDAGPMDDRLPCKGKVAISDLRIPLMWKDTEYFKNKGELHRCAVFCLLQLGGEIFDTDMVIVDRTLTDICFDNTIVFNEASPGFELRVELYSCCSEDDYSAGSTPRKLASKLSSSLGRSAGKKLRAAMEPGPCSPVSNGGATPLLLPVPSVPGPKYHLLAHTTLSLSHIQDSFRTHDLTISGNEECSYWLPLYGSMCCRLAAQPHCMTQQMMSGCLKVKQLGGDPQSWAEVYAVLKGTSLFCYHRQEDVEANIEPAFTIAINKETRIRASEKDSQSKVQNICVSNQYGGEEVTHTLTTDSREDTHRWMEAFWQHFYDMSQWKQCCDDLMKIELPSPRKPAPVTPKQGSLYHEMVIESSDDLSSTVSDILARRMQELELRSQLGTSPTWMSVFDESNPKSAGRPRPCTSRLSGHSPCTPPRLPRSPLSPHRCPQLGLLSSDASLTSDSDSHCSTSPCSQRHGWPEPSSNFSLLSSSPSRLRPRTLSLDAKLSTLRGRGYGGGGTFQCPCQPPPSSLLAPLPISSRSPRSQRSTQTTLSCSSSTSSNSSSNSEGSHSPESSEGAPFSRPSPARRSLRNLRARLDPRNWLQSQV, encoded by the exons GACAGCGACATCCAGAAGAAGATCGACCATGAGATCCGGATGCGCGACGGGGCCTGTAAGCTGCTGGCCGCCTGCTCCCAGAAAGACCAGGCGCTGGAGGCGGCGAAGAGCTTGCAGACCTGTAGCACTCGCATCATGGCGTACATGTCggagctgcagaggatgaaggaggcCCAGGTCATGCAGAAGGTCACGCGGAGGTCGTCGGACGCAGGGCCGATGGACGACAGACTCCCATGCAAAGGAAAAGTGGCCATCTCAG ATCTGCGGATCCCTCTCATGTGGAAAGACACCGAGTACTTCAAGAACAAAGGAG AGCTTCACCGGTGTGCAGTGttctgcctgctgcagctgggagGAGAGATCTTTGACACAGACATGGTGATAGTGGACCGGACACTCACCGATATATGCTTCGACAACACCATCGTGTT TAATGAAGCCAGCCCGGGTTTTGAGCTGCGCGTCGAGCTGTACAGTTGCTGCTCGGAGGACGACTACTCAGCAGGGAGCACGCCGAGGAAACTAGCCAGCAAGCTGAGCTCCTCGCTGGGGCGATCGGCTGGGAAGAAGCTCCGGGCAGCCATGGAGCCTGGACCATGTAGTCCTGTTAGCAATGGAGGGGCGACTCCTCTTCTGCTGCCAGTTCCATCCGTACC GGGCCCCAAATACCACCTCCTAGCTCATACCACCCTGTCACTGTCGCACATCCAGGACAGCTTTCGCACACATGACCTCACCATCTCAGGCAACG aAGAGTGCTCTTATTGGCTGCCGCTCTATGGCAGTATGTGTTGCCGCCTTGCAGCGCAGCCTCACTGTATGACCCAACAGATGATGAGTGGATGTTTGAAAGTAAAG CAGTTAGGTGGTGACCCTCAGAGTTGGGCGGAGGTGTATGCCGTTCTGAAAGGAACAAGCCTTTTCTGCTACCACCGGCAGGAAGATGTGGAGGCTAACATCGAGCCAGCGTTCACCATTGCCATCAACAAG GAGACCAGGATACGTGCGTCGGAGAAAGACTCCCAGAGTAAAGTTCAGAATATCTGCGTGAGCAACCAGTACGGAGGCGAGGAggtcacacacacgctgaccACAGACAGCCGCGAGGACACACACCGGTGGATGGAGGCTTTCTGGCAGCATTTCTATGACATGA GCCAATGGAAGCAGTGCTGTGACGACCTAATGAAAATTGAGCTGCCATCGCCGAGGAAACCGGCTCCTGTCACACCGAAACAGGGCTCACTCTATCACGAAATGG TTATTGAATCATCCGATGACCTCAGCAGCACCGTGTCAGACATCCTGGCTCGGAGGATGCAGGAGCTGGAGCTCCGCAGCCAGCTGGGCACCTCCCCCACCTGGATGTCTGTGTTTGACGAGAGCAACCCAAAAAGCGCTGGCCGCCCCCGTCCCTGTACCTCTCGCCTCTCTGGCCACAGCCCCTGCACCCCTCCTCGACTGCCCCGGAGCCCTCTGAGCCCTCACCGCTGCCCACAGCTGGGTCTGCTGTCCTCAGACGCAAGCCTGACTTCTGACAGCGACAGCCACTGCAGCACCAGCCCCTGCTCTCAACGCCACGGCTGGCCCGAGCCTTCCTCAAACTTCTCTCTCTTGTCGTCCTCCCCCTCCCGTCTGAGGCCACGCACTCTGTCGCTGGATGCTAAGCTCAGCACCCTCCGAGGGAGGGGGTACGGAGGCGGAGGGACCTTCCAGTGCCCCTGCCAGCCGCCTCCCTCCTCGCTGCTCGCCCCACTCCCCATCTCCTCCCGTTCACCTCGGTCGCAGCGCAGCACGCAGACCACgctctcctgctccagctccacTTCCAGCAACAGCTCCAGCAACAGCGAGGGCAGCCACAGCCCCGAGTCATCCGAGGGAGCTCCGTTCTCGAGGCCCTCCCCAGCTCGACGCAGCCTCAGGAACCTCAGGGCCAGACTTGATCCTCGCAACTGGCTTCAGAGCCAGGTGTGA
- the mblac2 gene encoding metallo-beta-lactamase domain-containing protein 2: MSAADWYAHKSLGDGIFWIQERFYQSDNRANIWLLRGSHQDVVIDTGLGLRSLPDYIDAKGLLGKDPQRKNPLLAVATHAHFDHSGGLHQFQQVGVHSAEVDALANGDNFETVTWLSDREIVEAPSPGWRARHYKVKAVQPTHILQEGDVINLGDRQLTVLHMPGHSRGSICLHDHDNKLLFSGDVVYDGSMIDWLPYSRVSDYVSSCERLVGLVDSEQVDQVLPGHYNTFGAKRLHRIASTYISRAGTCPAKFSTFAWRTLAGVALRACNPRSAC; encoded by the exons ATGTCTGCAGCCGACTGGTACGCTCACAAATCGCTCGGAGACGGTATCTTCTGGATCCAGGAGCGGTTCTACCAGTCAGACAACCGGGCCAACATCTGGCTGCTCCGCGGCTCACACCAGGACGTGGTGATAGACACCGGGCTGGGCTTGAGGAGCTTACCTGACTACATCGACGCCAAGGGGCTGCTCGGCAAAGATCCGCAGAGGAAGAACCCGCTGCTGGCCGTCGCCACCCACGCCCACTTCGACCATTCGGGCGGGCTGCATCAGTTCCAACAGGTGGGCGTCCACAGCGCCGAGGTCGATGCCTTGGCCAACGGAGACAACTTCGAGACGGTCACCTGGCTCAGCGACAGGGAGATAGTCGAGGCTCCCAGTCCGGGATGGAGGGCAAGGCACTACAAAGTGAAGGCTGTGCAGCCTACGCACATACTGCAGGAAG GTGATGTCATCAACCTGGGCGACAGGCAGCTGACGGTCCTCCACATGCCCGGTCACTCCCGGGGCAGCATCTGCCTCCACGACCATGACAATAAGTTGCTCTTCAGCGGAGATGTTGTGTACGACGGCTCCATGATCGACTGGCTGCCCTACAGCCGCGTCAGCGACTACGTCAGCAGCTGTGAGCGCCTGGTTGGGCTGGTGGACAGCGAACAG GTTGACCAAGTCCTCCCAGGACACTACAACACCTTCGGTGCCAAGCGGCTCCACCGAATTGCATCGACGTACATCAGCCGAGCCGGAACGTGCCCCGCAAAGTTCTCCACGTTCGCCTGGAGAACTCTGGCCGGGGTGGCGCTGCGGGCGTGTAATCCACGGAGCGCCTGCTAA
- the rtkn gene encoding rhotekin isoform X1, translating to MFCRNQTARATVARGSALEMEIRRGKFRKSVFLDTSQDSDIQKKIDHEIRMRDGACKLLAACSQKDQALEAAKSLQTCSTRIMAYMSELQRMKEAQVMQKVTRRSSDAGPMDDRLPCKGKVAISDLRIPLMWKDTEYFKNKGELHRCAVFCLLQLGGEIFDTDMVIVDRTLTDICFDNTIVFNEASPGFELRVELYSCCSEDDYSAGSTPRKLASKLSSSLGRSAGKKLRAAMEPGPCSPVSNGGATPLLLPVPSVPGPKYHLLAHTTLSLSHIQDSFRTHDLTISGNEECSYWLPLYGSMCCRLAAQPHCMTQQMMSGCLKVKQLGGDPQSWAEVYAVLKGTSLFCYHRQEDVEANIEPAFTIAINKETRIRASEKDSQSKVQNICVSNQYGGEEVTHTLTTDSREDTHRWMEAFWQHFYDMSQWKQCCDDLMKIELPSPRKPAPVTPKQGSLYHEMVIESSDDLSSTVSDILARRMQELELRSQLGTSPTWMSVFDESNPKSAGRPRPCTSRLSGHSPCTPPRLPRSPLSPHRCPQLGLLSSDASLTSDSDSHCSTSPCSQRHGWPEPSSNFSLLSSSPSRLRPRTLSLDAKLSTLRGRGYGGGGTFQCPCQPPPSSLLAPLPISSRSPRSQRSTQTTLSCSSSTSSNSSSNSEGSHSPESSEGAPFSRPSPARRSLRNLRARLDPRNWLQSQV from the exons GACAGCGACATCCAGAAGAAGATCGACCATGAGATCCGGATGCGCGACGGGGCCTGTAAGCTGCTGGCCGCCTGCTCCCAGAAAGACCAGGCGCTGGAGGCGGCGAAGAGCTTGCAGACCTGTAGCACTCGCATCATGGCGTACATGTCggagctgcagaggatgaaggaggcCCAGGTCATGCAGAAGGTCACGCGGAGGTCGTCGGACGCAGGGCCGATGGACGACAGACTCCCATGCAAAGGAAAAGTGGCCATCTCAG ATCTGCGGATCCCTCTCATGTGGAAAGACACCGAGTACTTCAAGAACAAAGGAG AGCTTCACCGGTGTGCAGTGttctgcctgctgcagctgggagGAGAGATCTTTGACACAGACATGGTGATAGTGGACCGGACACTCACCGATATATGCTTCGACAACACCATCGTGTT TAATGAAGCCAGCCCGGGTTTTGAGCTGCGCGTCGAGCTGTACAGTTGCTGCTCGGAGGACGACTACTCAGCAGGGAGCACGCCGAGGAAACTAGCCAGCAAGCTGAGCTCCTCGCTGGGGCGATCGGCTGGGAAGAAGCTCCGGGCAGCCATGGAGCCTGGACCATGTAGTCCTGTTAGCAATGGAGGGGCGACTCCTCTTCTGCTGCCAGTTCCATCCGTACC GGGCCCCAAATACCACCTCCTAGCTCATACCACCCTGTCACTGTCGCACATCCAGGACAGCTTTCGCACACATGACCTCACCATCTCAGGCAACG aAGAGTGCTCTTATTGGCTGCCGCTCTATGGCAGTATGTGTTGCCGCCTTGCAGCGCAGCCTCACTGTATGACCCAACAGATGATGAGTGGATGTTTGAAAGTAAAG CAGTTAGGTGGTGACCCTCAGAGTTGGGCGGAGGTGTATGCCGTTCTGAAAGGAACAAGCCTTTTCTGCTACCACCGGCAGGAAGATGTGGAGGCTAACATCGAGCCAGCGTTCACCATTGCCATCAACAAG GAGACCAGGATACGTGCGTCGGAGAAAGACTCCCAGAGTAAAGTTCAGAATATCTGCGTGAGCAACCAGTACGGAGGCGAGGAggtcacacacacgctgaccACAGACAGCCGCGAGGACACACACCGGTGGATGGAGGCTTTCTGGCAGCATTTCTATGACATGA GCCAATGGAAGCAGTGCTGTGACGACCTAATGAAAATTGAGCTGCCATCGCCGAGGAAACCGGCTCCTGTCACACCGAAACAGGGCTCACTCTATCACGAAATGG TTATTGAATCATCCGATGACCTCAGCAGCACCGTGTCAGACATCCTGGCTCGGAGGATGCAGGAGCTGGAGCTCCGCAGCCAGCTGGGCACCTCCCCCACCTGGATGTCTGTGTTTGACGAGAGCAACCCAAAAAGCGCTGGCCGCCCCCGTCCCTGTACCTCTCGCCTCTCTGGCCACAGCCCCTGCACCCCTCCTCGACTGCCCCGGAGCCCTCTGAGCCCTCACCGCTGCCCACAGCTGGGTCTGCTGTCCTCAGACGCAAGCCTGACTTCTGACAGCGACAGCCACTGCAGCACCAGCCCCTGCTCTCAACGCCACGGCTGGCCCGAGCCTTCCTCAAACTTCTCTCTCTTGTCGTCCTCCCCCTCCCGTCTGAGGCCACGCACTCTGTCGCTGGATGCTAAGCTCAGCACCCTCCGAGGGAGGGGGTACGGAGGCGGAGGGACCTTCCAGTGCCCCTGCCAGCCGCCTCCCTCCTCGCTGCTCGCCCCACTCCCCATCTCCTCCCGTTCACCTCGGTCGCAGCGCAGCACGCAGACCACgctctcctgctccagctccacTTCCAGCAACAGCTCCAGCAACAGCGAGGGCAGCCACAGCCCCGAGTCATCCGAGGGAGCTCCGTTCTCGAGGCCCTCCCCAGCTCGACGCAGCCTCAGGAACCTCAGGGCCAGACTTGATCCTCGCAACTGGCTTCAGAGCCAGGTGTGA